One window of the Thermodesulfomicrobium sp. WS genome contains the following:
- a CDS encoding STAS domain-containing protein, which yields MQVHVSQQNGVFIIALLGRLDAMTASDCEKALDEVLGGGVTLLLLDLEAVEYVSSAGLRVILKAAKALYDTGRLALARPQEGVREVLEMTGFGEIMPIHDSVEEALAELQNPH from the coding sequence GTGCAGGTCCATGTTTCCCAACAAAACGGCGTCTTCATCATCGCCCTCTTAGGGCGCCTCGACGCCATGACCGCATCCGACTGCGAGAAAGCCCTTGATGAGGTTTTGGGAGGGGGTGTCACCCTGCTCCTCCTTGACCTCGAAGCCGTCGAGTATGTGAGCAGCGCCGGACTCCGCGTCATCCTGAAAGCGGCGAAGGCGCTCTATGATACCGGTCGGCTTGCTCTCGCACGCCCCCAGGAAGGCGTCCGGGAGGTGCTGGAGATGACCGGCTTCGGCGAGATCATGCCCATCCACGACTCGGTGGAGGAGGCCCTGGCCGAGCTGCAAAACCCTCATTAA